One genomic segment of Musa acuminata AAA Group cultivar baxijiao chromosome BXJ3-3, Cavendish_Baxijiao_AAA, whole genome shotgun sequence includes these proteins:
- the LOC103977077 gene encoding transmembrane 9 superfamily member 1 — MLSGARSLPSLSAAFLVVLAVSAFASESDHKYQAEEPVTLWVNKVGPYNNPQETYNYHSLPFCQPSENPAHKWSGLGEVLGGNELIDSQFQIKFQRNVDRGSICTIELDATKVKQFADAIENSYWFEFFIDDLPMWGFVGETDKNNKDKRYLFTHKNIIIQHNEYQIIHVNLTQESPKLLEAGKRLDMTYSVKWLPTNVTFARRFEVYLDYPFFEHQIHWFSIFNSFMMVIFLTGLVSMILMRTLRNDYAKYAREDDDLETLERDVSEESGWKLVHGDVFRPARTLVLLSSLIGTGAQLAMLVLLVILLAIIGTLYIGRGSITTTFIVCYALTSFISGYVSGGLYSRNGGKHWIKSMIVTASLFPFMCFGIGFILNTIAIFYGSLAAIPFGTIVVVFILWAFISFPLALLGTVVGRNWSGSPNNPCRVKTIPRPIPEKKWYLTPSVVSLMGGLLPFGSIFIEMYFVFTSFWNYKVYYVYGFMLLVFLILIIVTICVTIVGTYFLLNAENYHWQWTSFFSAASTAVYVFLYSIYYYYVKTKMSGFFQTSFYFGYTLMFCLGLGILCGAVGYLGSTLFVRRIYRNIKCD; from the exons ATGCTTTCCGGCGCCAGATCTCTCCCTTCCCTCTCCGCTGCCTTCCTCGTAGTCCTCGCGGTCTCCGCTTTCGCCTCCGAGTCCGACCACAAG TACCAAGCTGAAGAACCAGTTACACTCTGGGTAAACAAGGTTGGCCCTTACAATAACCCTCAGGAGACATATAATTATCACAGTCTTCCATTCTGTCAACCATCTGAGAATCCTGCACATAAGTGGAGCGGGCTAGGGGAGGTCCTAGGTGGAAATGAACTTATTGACAGCCAGTTCcagataaaatttcaaa GAAATGTTGACAGAGGTTCCATTTGTACGATTGAACTTGATGCCACAAAAGTGAAGCAATTTGCTGATGCTATAGAGAACTCATATTGGTTTGAGTTCTTCATAG ATGACTTGCCTATGTGGG gtTTTGTTGGAGAGACTGACAAAAACAACAAAGATAAACGTTATCTTTTCACACATAAAAATATCATCATCCAACATAATGAGTATCAG ATTATTCATGTCAATCTCACTCAAGAAAGTCCTAAACTTTTGGAGGCAGGAAAAAGATTAGATATGACATATTCAGTCAAATGGCTGCcgacaaatgttacatttgctcgCCGGTTTGAGGTTTACTTGGATTACCCTTTCTTTGAGCACCAG ATTCACTGGTTCTCTATCTTCAATTCATTCATGATGGTTATTTTCCTCACTGGCCTGGTATCTATGATATTGATGAGAACTCTCAGAAATGATTATGCAAAATATGCTCGTGAAGATGATGATCTTGAGACTCTG gAAAGAGATGTGAGTGAAGAATCTGGATGGAAACTTGTTCATGGGGATGTCTTTCGGCCTGCCCGTACTTTGgttcttctttcctctcttattgGTACTGGTGCCCAGTTGGCAATGCTTGTACTCCTGGTAATTTTGTTGGCGATTATTGGAACATTATACATTGG GCGAGGATCTATCACTACAACTTTCATAGTCTGCTATGCTCTTACCTCGTTCATTTCAGGCTATGTCAGTGGTGGACTTTACTCACGTAATGGTG GTAAACATTGGATAAAGTCTATGATCGTCACAGCATCATTGTTTCCATTTATGTGCTTTGGGATTGGCTTCATACTTAACACAATTGCTATATTCTATGGATCACTAGCAGCTATTCCGTTTGGGACGATTGTTGTTGTGTTCATATTATGGGCTTTCATCTCATTTCCACTAGCACTTTTAGGCACCGTTGTGGGTAGGAACTGGAGTGGTTCGCCAAACAATCCATGCCGTGTAAAGACCATTCCTCGTCCTATCCCTGAGAAGAAATGGTATCTTACACCGTCTGTTGTCTCACTAATGGGAGGACTGCTTCCATTTGGTAGCATCTTCATTGAGATGTATTTTGTCTTCACATCATTCTGGAATTACAAG GTATATTATGTGTACGGCTTTATGTTACTGGTCTTCCTGATCCTCATAATTGTCACCATTTGTGTGACTATAGTGGGTACATATTTCTTGCTTAATGCTGAGAACTATCACTGGCAGTGGACTTCATTCTTTTCTGCTGCTTCAACTGCCGTCTATGTTTTCCTTTACTCTATATATTACTACTATGTGAAGACCAAGATGTCAGGCTTTTTCCAGACTAGCTTCTACTTTGGCTACACTTTAATGTTTTGTCTGGGACTAGGGATACTTTGTG GTGCTGTGGGTTATCTCGGCTCTACTTTATTTGTGAGAAGGATTTACAGAAACATAAAATGTGACTAG